A DNA window from Mastacembelus armatus chromosome 11, fMasArm1.2, whole genome shotgun sequence contains the following coding sequences:
- the snx10a gene encoding sorting nexin-10A yields the protein MDSLLDSFSETEFISISVRDPRILKDDLWHTHVDYEICLDTNSMCFRKKTSCVRRRYSEFVWLRHCLEQNALIILLPKLPPRTFFFSLRNTDQVLQRMRGLQEFLESVVHTPLLLSDSRLHLFLQSDLSITEIEVCALGKTRYTVAEAIHRSSSGCISRLEDKASCDSDCESSSSSGLGLSVDTPVRGSPLPFSERDQPLFS from the exons ATGGACAGTTTGTTAGACAGTTTCTCAGAAACT GAGTTTATCAGCATTTCTGTTCGGGATCCAAGGATCCTTAAAGATGATCTCTGGCACACACACGTCGACTACGAGATCTGTCTAGAT ACCAATAGCATGTGCTTCCGAAAGAAGACTTCCTGTGTAAGGCGGCGCTATAGTGAGTTTGTTTGGCTGCGTCATTGTCTGGAACAGAATGCTCTGATCAT ATTATTGCCCAAACTGCCCCCTCGGACTTTCTTCTTCAGTCTAAGGAACACAGACCAGGTCTTGCAGCGGATGAGAGGCCTGCAGGAATTTTTAGAAAG TGTTGTTCATACACCATTGCTATTATCAGACAGTCGGCTGCATCTGTTCCTCCAATCAGACCTCAGCATCACAGAGATTGAGGTGTGTGCTCTTGGTAAGACCAGGTACACAGTGGCTGAAGCCATACATCGGTCCAGCAGTGGTTGCATTAGCAGATTAGAGGACAAGGCCTCCTGTGACTCAGACTGTGAAAG CTCTTCGTCATCAGGCTTGGGACTAAGTGTGGACACTCCAGTGCGAGGTAGCCCCCTCCCATTCTCAGAAAGAGACCAACCTCTGTTCAGCTGA
- the cbx3a gene encoding chromobox protein homolog 3a: MGKKQNTKTKKDTQEEEPEEFVVEKVLDQRVVNGKVEFFLKWKGFTDADNTWEPEENLDCPELISAFLESQKNIKEKPAPVKRKASTDEPEPEAKKKDAEKPRGFARNLEPERIIGATDSSGELMFLMKWKDSDEADLVPAREANVRCPQVVISFYEERLTWHSCPEDEAQ, from the exons ATGGGCAAGAAGCAAAATACCAAGACTAAGAAGGacacacaggaggaggagcCTGAAGAATTTGTTGTCGAAAAAGTTCTGGACCAGCGTGTTGTCAATGGGAAAGTAGAGTTCTTCCTGAAGTGGAAAGGATTTACAGA TGCTGACAATACCTGGGAGCCAGAGGAGAACCTGGATTGTCCAGAGCTGATTTCTGCGTTTTTGGAGTCACAGAAGAACATTAAGGAGAAACCAGCTCCTGTTAAGAGGAAGGCATCAACAGATGAGCCAGAGCCAGAAGCTAAGAAGAAAGAT GCTGAGAAACCACGTGGCTTTGCTAGGAATCTTGAGCCAGAACGGATCATTGGCGCCACAGACAGTAGTGGGGAGTTGATGTTCTTGATGAAATG GAAAGACTCGGATGAAGCAGATTTGGTCCCAGCCCGCGAGGCCAACGTTCGATGTCCTCAGGTGGTTATTTCTTTCTATGAGGAGAGACTGACATGGCATTCCTGTCCAGAGGATGAAGCACAGTAG
- the nfe2l3 gene encoding nuclear factor erythroid 2-related factor 3, giving the protein MQIAKKYFTEGLIQLTILLSLIGVRVDIDSYLSGYYSPLIEINLGPSSAYTQTPFHISRDTLDGYSVHPKCPELDHFFASRRLLDEVRTLGSPRFPTQLNAWLVHQVSASDKADCGPSSSNNTDTGSGLERPEDQARDDSEHLPHGGHEVCQTTPELGQGPCSSGACGFLKEENEVQVKEEEEPAALAQLAHSSTLEQESLLEGIAALSDAAHHHPPTIDIEQHWSSLLSLSVTDLDDLDSLVADTDITSAISQDVSLHDAMVTSASIAAGRAEGRSATQQHRGLFRQESTGSLHSDASAGMALGLASLPFASVCNLTGNVSSHSALGGCLDEAVFDQINQLGLEGLDTIDTQLMGCLQNIDPQVLEDLDSDSGLSLESSSGGPVSPGSSEMSSSSSSYCEDECGATGYSSEVDSVPSKGIMDYTTTWSSVDLSENVWHDHRYSSPPFFNQPSVTLPHKGIKEEPLSDDDGPKLEERDLSRDELRARAMCIPFSVLQIVNMPVEEFLEVLDGHGFSPEQVALLRDIRRRGKNKLAAQNCRKRKLDAITGLQEEVERLQAQRDRLLREKQLTAKTMGAVGQQIEQLTRDVLARLRDDSGQPLNPERFTLQCGANGRVVVQPVRRPAVSTSTGNKTDKRKKEKKQ; this is encoded by the exons ATGCAAATCGcgaaaaaatatttcacagaaGGCCTGATTCAGTTAACAATCTTACTCAGTTTGATTGGAGTTCGTGTTGATATCGACAGCTACTTAAGTGGCTATTATTCTCCTCTGATAGAGATTAATTTAGGTCCTAGCTCAGCCTACACCCAGACACCCTTTCATATTTCGAGAGACACTCTTGACGGATACAGTGTGCATCCGAAATGTCCCGAGCTGGACCATTTCTTTGCGAGTCGCCGGCTGCTAGACGAGGTGAGGACCCTTGGTTCCCCGCGGTTCCCCACGCAGCTGAACGCATGGCTGGTGCACCAAGTGTCTGCCAGTGACAAGGCTGACTGTGGGCCTTCATCCAGCAACAACACTGACACCGGCTCAGGGTTAGAAAGACCCGAGGACCAGGCCAGGGATGACAGCGAACACCTGCCTCACGGTGGCCACGAGGTGTGCCAAACAACACCTGAACTCGGACAAGGGCCTTGTAGCTCTGGAGCCTGCGGGTTTCTTAAAGAg GAGAATGAAGTTCAAgttaaggaggaggaggaaccaGCTGCACTTGCTCAGCTAGCTCACAGTTCCACACTAGAACAAGAG AGCTTGCTCGAAGGCATCGCCGCACTCTCTGATGCAGCACACCACCATCCTCCTACCATTGATATTGAACAGCATTGGAGCAGTttactctctctgtctgtcactgaCCTTGAT GACTTGGATTCCCTTGTTGCGGACACAGACATCACCAGCGCCATCAGCCAGGATGTCAGCTTGCATGATGCTATGGTAACCAGCGCCAGTATAGCAGCAGGAAGAGCTGAGGGCAGATCTGCCACCCAGCAACATCGAGGCCTGTTCCGACAGGAATCCACAGGCTCCTTACATTCAGATGCTTCCGCCGGGATGGCTTTGGGTCTAGCTTCCCTCCCCTTTGCTTCAGTATGTAATTTAACTGGAAATGTGTCATCACATAGTGCACTGGGTGGCTGTTTGGATGAGGCGGTGTTTGACCAGATCAATCAGCTAGGTTTAGAAGGCCTGGACACAATCGACACCCAACTGATGGGCTGCTTGCAGAACATAGATCCACAGGTCCTCGAGGACTTGGACTCAGACTCCGGGCTCTCGCTTGAGAGCAGCTCTGGAGGTCCAGTCTCCCCAG GCTCATCAGAGATGTCATCATCTTCCAGTTCATACTGTGAGGATGAGTGTGGAGCTACAGGCTACAGCAGCGAGGTGGATTCTGTCCCCTCAAAAGGCATCATGGACTACACAACAACATGGTCCTCTGTTGATCTGAGTGAAAATGTCTGGCATGACCATAGATACTCATCTCCTCCATTCTTCAACCAACCATCAGTAACACTTCCCCATAAAGGCATCAAGGAGGAGCCACTCAGTGATGATGATGGGCCAAAGCtggaagaaagggacctaagTCGTGATGAGCTGCGTGCCCGTGCCATGTGCATCCCATTCTCTGTCTTGCAAATTGTCAACATGCCTGTAGAGGAGTTCCTGGAAGTTCTTGATGGTcacggcttctctccagaacAGGTGGCGCTCCTGAGGGACATCCGCAGGCGAGGGAAGAATAAGTTGGCAGCGCAAAACTGCCGTAAACGAAAACTAGATGCTATCACTGGACTCCAGGAGGAGGTGGAAAGACTACAAgctcagagagacagactgcTGAGGGAAAAACAGCTTACAGCTAAGACAATGGGCGCGGTGGGCCAGCAGATTGAGCAGCTGACCAGAGATGTCCTAGCCCGGCTGAGGGATGATTCAGGACAGCCCCTGAACCCAGAAAGATTCACCCTGCAGTGCGGGGCTAATGGAAGGGTTGTAGTTCAGCCTGTAAGACGGCCTGCTGTCTCCACATCAACTggcaacaaaacagacaagaggaaaaaggagaaaaagcaATGA